The Roseimicrobium gellanilyticum genome contains a region encoding:
- a CDS encoding polysaccharide biosynthesis/export family protein produces the protein MSRFPFTPLASRKPALRTYQPRKDLALAAGEIMHRQLHFAALPLLAVFGFALVGCKSDSGFEQPRPDDYATLPRAAASNPLHQPIRPGDVLEITVQEDPSLGGSFTVRAEGHILMPSVGPRVSVAGLSVPGAEQHIKRLLEQKKLRTATVTLDRVFIAPVSAMADKEQMLVYLTGKVARPGQHMLSTEIGSPLGAYEAIMIAGGLGRFADGKNAHVLRQGPGGSRRKLGLNLDAIAKGEERDLPLRKGDIVVVPEKVFGF, from the coding sequence ATGAGCCGCTTTCCATTCACCCCCTTGGCCTCTCGCAAACCGGCACTCCGCACATATCAGCCACGAAAAGATCTCGCCCTGGCTGCGGGAGAAATAATGCATCGCCAATTGCATTTTGCAGCACTTCCACTGTTGGCAGTGTTTGGCTTTGCGTTGGTTGGATGCAAAAGTGACTCAGGTTTTGAGCAGCCGCGGCCCGACGATTACGCGACTCTTCCCCGTGCCGCAGCGTCGAATCCGTTACACCAACCCATTCGTCCGGGAGACGTCCTTGAGATCACTGTCCAGGAGGACCCCTCCCTCGGAGGAAGTTTCACGGTGCGAGCCGAAGGCCATATCCTGATGCCCAGCGTGGGTCCTCGCGTATCCGTGGCCGGACTGAGTGTTCCCGGTGCCGAGCAGCATATCAAGCGACTGCTGGAACAGAAAAAGCTTCGTACCGCCACCGTGACGTTGGACCGCGTTTTCATCGCTCCTGTCTCCGCCATGGCAGACAAGGAGCAGATGCTGGTCTACCTCACCGGGAAAGTTGCACGTCCGGGCCAGCATATGCTATCCACGGAAATTGGCTCTCCCCTCGGTGCGTATGAAGCCATTATGATTGCTGGTGGTCTTGGTCGTTTTGCCGATGGCAAGAATGCTCATGTCCTGCGCCAGGGTCCAGGGGGATCCAGACGGAAGCTCGGTCTCAATCTAGATGCCATCGCCAAGGGTGAAGAACGTGACCTGCCCCTGCGCAAAGGCGACATCGTTGTAGTGCCGGAAAAAGTATTTGGTTTCTAA
- a CDS encoding endonuclease/exonuclease/phosphatase family protein, translated as MPKENKPLSTILLKLARRASQVLSLLAVAFTVGMWLFLNFVGYHNPASAFLLFLPAWLWSIPVWLALPLALLFDPKKSGILTLVVGLLYLGPLLGWQGSASPPGDAEHSADVLRVMTYNRGQAQKTSLQPFKLEHQPDVLALQDAGRRLASYQNADGYREFTHVDGVGEFTLLSKHPIVRKDLLIYVQNGDTSRQVPVAARFEIEMATRRVAIYSVHLPTPRPMLESERWGGFLWGILGLPGTDLARKRHSRQAYWDGKLSLATQLAETVAKESLPCIVVGDFNTPSMGTVYRAFVRSLQDSHQVAGSGYGYTFPGVTRNPVAFQQPWLRLDYVFADKRHWKIISHVTEPDRASQHRAVFAQLAFSP; from the coding sequence ATGCCGAAGGAGAACAAGCCGCTTTCGACCATCCTTTTGAAGCTTGCCAGACGAGCCAGCCAGGTGCTTTCGCTGCTGGCGGTGGCATTCACCGTGGGCATGTGGCTCTTCCTGAATTTCGTGGGGTATCACAATCCTGCCAGCGCCTTCCTGCTTTTCCTCCCAGCATGGCTTTGGTCGATTCCGGTGTGGCTGGCACTTCCGCTGGCGCTGCTCTTCGATCCCAAGAAGTCGGGCATCCTCACTCTCGTGGTTGGTCTCCTCTACTTGGGCCCCTTGCTGGGATGGCAGGGAAGTGCATCGCCACCAGGAGACGCAGAGCATTCTGCCGATGTCTTGCGCGTGATGACGTACAATCGCGGGCAGGCGCAGAAAACGAGCCTGCAGCCATTCAAGCTGGAGCACCAGCCAGACGTGCTCGCCCTCCAGGATGCGGGGCGGCGTCTCGCATCCTACCAGAATGCGGATGGCTACCGGGAGTTCACTCACGTCGATGGTGTGGGTGAGTTCACGCTCCTGAGCAAGCATCCCATCGTGCGCAAGGACTTGCTCATCTATGTGCAGAATGGAGACACGAGCCGGCAGGTGCCGGTGGCGGCGCGGTTTGAAATCGAAATGGCCACTCGTCGAGTGGCCATCTACAGTGTGCATCTTCCCACGCCTCGTCCCATGCTTGAGTCCGAGCGCTGGGGAGGATTCTTATGGGGGATTTTGGGGTTGCCAGGGACCGATTTGGCAAGGAAGCGCCACTCCAGGCAGGCATACTGGGATGGGAAGTTGAGCCTAGCCACTCAACTGGCGGAAACTGTCGCAAAGGAAAGCCTCCCTTGCATTGTTGTCGGCGACTTCAACACTCCCTCCATGGGCACCGTCTATCGCGCGTTCGTGCGCAGCCTGCAGGACAGTCATCAGGTGGCTGGCAGTGGCTACGGATATACGTTCCCCGGAGTCACGAGAAACCCTGTGGCCTTCCAACAACCGTGGTTGAGGCTGGATTATGTATTCGCGGATAAGCGTCACTGGAAGATTATTTCGCATGTGACCGAGCCGGATCGCGCATCCCAACATCGCGCGGTCTTCGCACAACTTGCATTTTCGCCATAA
- a CDS encoding tyrosine-protein kinase family protein gives MSAPIKKGAPGVDMLHYAVGYLKYGRMMILLLLLGVLAGVCYYTYSPAVYHSRSLIDYKFFALPVAADGVDGSSVARAVRSVQGQLSSRQMIAWTAHSLGVGRANASFEELRSGPLRKIELGLLDGATMQLDVFSTNPNVVREFPQALINQYDSYTREKRFEFFEVALKRYNEELGLLKKKIDESLQVKTSFERDNEINELLIKQNSLAQIPLDILRVQHRMRQYDEVRGIVQSRSQNSVIAPLEHLSLLESAKKSSLDENPVGQLVVPASGDLKDALLVPSNSPAPLAAPSIVVQPSMVEGLNSWQMLERDKRKVETEIAEASRVYLEDHEILKALRTKQRQIDESLTTELEVERKRFEVERLRLGDQLKELEAKLPEYSEMTEKLNKLRQDYKLGHEGDLAWTKAYTDLSKMIATINFGGDKDRVDLQFREFALLRDVDPVSPTKSKLAILAAVLGLGLAIGVPLGLEQLNDKITSLAALEKLTGLKGLGIVPTSSSTFLESVTRGIESDPRKPNHVLECYRVLRAHLGLQLGNREGAKVVMFTSARPSEGKTVTAANLAWTLQSIGAKTLLVDLDFRKGRVHNLFGVDRYPGFCQALTGELVLEDVVRHTHLANFHYCTRGNTSAGSAELLCRLSLEENVAIWRQQYDWIILDTPPVLGLSETTNLQRVADAVVLVVKAEKTHGRDVTEAVEQLMRAGAPMAGFVLNNIDMSKVSNYYYYYYSSSYYYQAFEEDDVAGRSAPVSA, from the coding sequence ATGTCTGCTCCAATCAAGAAGGGTGCCCCTGGCGTGGATATGCTGCACTATGCCGTCGGATACCTGAAGTATGGGCGAATGATGATTCTGCTCCTGCTTTTGGGTGTGCTTGCCGGTGTCTGTTACTACACCTACTCGCCTGCCGTTTATCACTCGCGCTCTCTGATCGACTATAAGTTCTTCGCCCTGCCTGTCGCGGCGGACGGTGTGGATGGCAGTTCGGTGGCTCGTGCCGTGCGCTCGGTTCAAGGCCAATTGAGTTCCCGCCAGATGATCGCGTGGACTGCCCACTCGCTGGGAGTCGGCCGTGCGAACGCCAGCTTTGAAGAGCTGCGTTCAGGCCCGCTCAGAAAAATCGAGTTGGGTCTGCTCGATGGTGCAACGATGCAGCTGGACGTGTTTTCGACCAATCCCAACGTCGTACGCGAGTTTCCCCAGGCGCTGATCAACCAATACGACTCCTATACCCGCGAGAAGCGCTTCGAGTTTTTCGAGGTCGCTCTCAAGCGCTACAATGAGGAGTTGGGCCTGCTGAAGAAGAAGATTGACGAGTCCCTTCAGGTCAAAACCAGCTTCGAAAGAGATAACGAGATCAATGAGTTGCTGATCAAGCAGAATTCACTGGCCCAGATACCTCTCGATATCCTCAGGGTTCAGCACAGAATGCGGCAGTATGATGAAGTGCGTGGCATTGTGCAGTCCCGGAGTCAGAACAGTGTCATTGCCCCATTGGAACACCTTTCCCTGCTCGAGAGCGCCAAAAAATCCTCCCTGGATGAGAATCCAGTGGGTCAGCTTGTAGTGCCAGCATCAGGTGACCTCAAGGACGCGCTCCTCGTTCCCAGCAACTCCCCGGCTCCTCTCGCCGCTCCCAGCATCGTTGTTCAACCTTCCATGGTGGAAGGGTTGAACTCCTGGCAAATGCTGGAGCGCGACAAGCGGAAAGTGGAGACCGAGATTGCCGAGGCCTCCCGGGTGTACTTGGAAGATCACGAGATCCTGAAGGCCCTTCGCACGAAGCAGCGCCAGATCGATGAGTCATTGACCACGGAGCTCGAGGTCGAGCGCAAGCGGTTCGAAGTCGAACGACTCCGCTTGGGAGACCAGCTCAAGGAACTTGAAGCGAAGCTTCCCGAATACAGTGAGATGACCGAGAAGCTGAACAAGCTGCGTCAGGACTACAAGCTCGGTCATGAAGGTGACCTTGCCTGGACCAAGGCGTATACGGACCTGTCCAAGATGATTGCCACCATCAATTTCGGTGGTGACAAGGATCGCGTGGACCTTCAGTTCCGTGAGTTCGCCCTGCTTCGCGACGTCGATCCCGTGAGCCCCACCAAGAGCAAGCTTGCGATCCTGGCGGCCGTGCTCGGACTCGGTCTTGCCATCGGGGTTCCGCTGGGCCTTGAACAGCTCAATGACAAGATTACCAGCCTCGCTGCACTGGAGAAACTTACCGGCCTGAAGGGGCTTGGCATCGTGCCAACCTCGAGCTCCACCTTCCTGGAGAGCGTTACCCGTGGGATCGAGTCCGACCCGCGGAAGCCCAACCACGTGCTGGAATGCTACCGCGTACTCCGCGCACATCTGGGCCTGCAGCTGGGCAATCGCGAAGGTGCGAAGGTTGTGATGTTTACCAGTGCCCGCCCATCCGAAGGCAAGACGGTCACGGCCGCCAACCTCGCTTGGACGCTGCAGTCCATCGGCGCGAAGACGCTTCTGGTGGACCTCGACTTCCGCAAGGGACGTGTGCACAACCTCTTCGGCGTGGATCGTTATCCCGGCTTCTGCCAGGCGCTGACTGGTGAACTGGTGCTGGAGGACGTAGTTCGCCATACGCACCTCGCCAACTTTCACTACTGCACCCGTGGCAATACCTCCGCTGGTTCCGCTGAGTTGCTCTGCCGGTTGAGTCTTGAAGAGAACGTCGCCATCTGGCGCCAGCAGTACGACTGGATCATTCTCGATACACCGCCTGTCCTCGGCCTGAGCGAAACGACCAACCTGCAGCGCGTGGCGGATGCAGTGGTACTGGTGGTGAAGGCTGAAAAGACCCACGGCAGGGATGTGACGGAGGCCGTTGAGCAGTTGATGAGAGCGGGAGCCCCGATGGCAGGCTTCGTGCTCAACAACATCGACATGTCGAAGGTCAGCAACTACTACTACTACTACTATTCCTCTTCGTACTATTACCAGGCCTTCGAGGAGGATGATGTTGCGGGCAGGTCCGCGCCGGTATCGGCCTAG
- a CDS encoding glycosyltransferase yields MEQTKEHENQHNPHAEKEGAHRPRILWINCRLLHPLIGGDRLRTYHMLRILKEWFEITYFCPRTAEDGAEAVARAAEYSDACVTYPHRFTPKGSPRFFAEVIANCIAGAVPYMAKKYRSRRAGEWLEKELRETRYDLVVCDYLVSLVHVLELRVSKMPPVLVFQHNVESLIWQRHAAAAGNPVKRMIFRRERDLTLRMEESCATLAAGQVTVSPLETQYFRDERGMKNVLGSVPTGVDCEHFQPTPEKTEPYTMAFLGSMDWEANVLAVQGFITESFPAIKARFPEAKFLVIGRNPPGWLRETAANDPSIEVTGTVDDVRPYLARAAIMVLPLSVGGGTRIKVFEAMAAGLAVVSTPTGVEGLPVVHEEHAWIASTGTSFTEGVLHLLAKPEARQTMARRGRELVEAEFGWRRAAEIFRGYCMELIPGAVPR; encoded by the coding sequence ATGGAACAGACCAAAGAGCACGAGAACCAGCACAATCCACACGCGGAAAAGGAGGGCGCTCACCGCCCGCGCATTCTCTGGATCAACTGCCGGCTTCTGCACCCCTTGATTGGAGGAGACCGGCTACGCACCTATCACATGCTCCGTATCTTGAAGGAGTGGTTTGAGATCACTTATTTCTGTCCGAGGACGGCCGAGGATGGTGCGGAAGCCGTGGCGCGTGCTGCGGAATATTCGGATGCCTGCGTGACTTATCCCCACCGCTTTACGCCCAAAGGATCGCCGCGTTTTTTTGCCGAGGTGATTGCAAATTGCATTGCAGGCGCGGTGCCATACATGGCCAAAAAGTATCGCTCCAGACGCGCTGGTGAATGGTTGGAGAAGGAACTGCGCGAGACACGCTACGATTTGGTGGTGTGCGACTATCTGGTTTCGCTGGTGCACGTGCTGGAACTCCGGGTTTCCAAAATGCCACCCGTGCTCGTATTCCAGCACAATGTGGAGTCCCTCATCTGGCAACGGCACGCCGCGGCGGCGGGGAATCCTGTGAAAAGAATGATCTTCCGCCGTGAGCGGGACCTCACCCTGCGCATGGAGGAAAGTTGCGCAACGCTTGCCGCAGGCCAGGTGACGGTGTCACCGCTGGAGACGCAATACTTCCGTGACGAGCGGGGCATGAAAAATGTGCTGGGAAGCGTGCCGACCGGTGTGGACTGCGAGCACTTCCAGCCGACGCCTGAGAAGACCGAGCCCTATACCATGGCCTTCCTGGGGTCGATGGATTGGGAGGCCAATGTGCTGGCAGTGCAGGGCTTCATCACGGAGAGCTTCCCCGCTATCAAGGCGCGTTTCCCCGAGGCGAAGTTCCTTGTAATCGGTCGCAATCCACCTGGGTGGCTGCGGGAAACTGCCGCCAACGATCCGTCGATTGAGGTGACGGGGACCGTGGATGATGTGCGCCCGTATCTGGCGCGCGCAGCCATCATGGTGCTGCCCCTTTCCGTAGGTGGCGGCACACGGATCAAGGTCTTCGAAGCGATGGCTGCGGGGCTAGCCGTGGTCTCAACACCCACCGGTGTGGAAGGACTTCCTGTGGTCCACGAAGAGCACGCCTGGATTGCCTCGACAGGGACTTCGTTTACCGAGGGAGTCCTTCATTTGCTCGCGAAGCCCGAAGCCCGGCAAACGATGGCGCGCCGGGGCCGTGAGCTGGTGGAGGCCGAATTCGGATGGCGCAGGGCCGCGGAAATCTTCCGTGGATACTGCATGGAACTCATTCCAGGCGCAGTTCCTCGATAG